A genome region from Solanum pennellii chromosome 12, SPENNV200 includes the following:
- the LOC107006593 gene encoding UDP-glucuronic acid decarboxylase 4-like: MRSDDNHEVIHKNYIKKHSMMKRFSFRNSIQYVLEKQRFMCLLIGIATSIFVCSVVSISSPILKFDFESIDIQDTFISNNPIPRRIAYELVDEIDHINAGGKVPLGLKGKSKRILVTGGAGFVGSHLVDRLIARGDSVIVVDNFFTGKKENLLHHFKNPRFELIRHDVVEPILLEVDQIYHLACPASPVHYKYNPVKTIKTNVMGTMNMLGLAKRVGARFLITSTSEVYGDPLQHPQAETYWGNVNPIGVRSCYDEGKRTAETLTMDYHRGLNIEVRIARIFNTYGPRMCIDDGRVVSNFVAQALRKEPMTVYGDGKQTRSFQFVSDLVEGLMRLMEGNHVGPFNLGNPGEFTMLELAKVVQETIDPNAKIEFRPNTEDDPHKRKPDITKAKQLLGWEPVVSLRQGLPMMVDDFRQRIFGDDKQDSGNLLTI, translated from the exons atgaGATCTGATGATAATCATGAGGTGATtcataaaaattacattaaaaaacacagcatgatgaagagattttcatttagaaattcaattcaatatgtgcttgaaaaacaaagatttaTGTGTCTTTTGATTGGAATTGCTACGTCAATTTTCGTTTGCTCTGTAGTTTCTATTTCTTCTCCAATATTAAAATTCGATTTTGAATCGATTGATATTCAAGATACATTTATATCGAATAATCCGATCCCTCGGAGAATTGCTTACGAGTTGGTTGATGAAATCGACCACATTAATGCAg gTGGAAAGGTTCCATTGGGATTGAAAGGGAAGAGTAAGAGAATATTAGTAACAGGAGGAGCAGGATTTGTTGGGAGCCATTTGGTGGATAGATTAATAGCAAGAGGAGATagtgttattgttgttgataatttttttacagGTAAAAAAGAGAATTTGTTGCACCATTTCAAGAACCCAAGGTTTGAACTTATTCGACACGATGTCGTTGAGCCGATTTTGTTAGAAGTGGATCAGATTTATCATCTAGCTTGTCCTGCTTCTCCTGTTCATTACAAGTATAATCCAGTCAAGACTATT AAAACAAATGTGATGGGAACAATGAATATGTTGGGATTAGCAAAAAGAGTGGGAGCTAGGTTTCTTATTACTAGCACAAGTGAAGTTTATGGTGATCCATTGCAACATCCTCAGGCTGAGACTTATTGGGGCAATGTTAATCCCATTG GTGTCCGCAGTTGTTATGATGAAGGAAAACGTACAGCTGAAACTTTGACCATGGACTACCATAGAGGACTCAACATTGAG gTTAGAATTGCTAGGATTTTTAACACATATGGACCACGTATGTGTATAGATGATGGTCGAGTTGTTAGCAATTTTGTTGCACAG gCTTTAAGAAAGGAGCCAATGACAGTTTATGGAGATGGAAAACAAACCAGGAGCTTTCAATTTGTCTCTGATTTg GTTGAAGGTTTGATGAGGTTGATGGAAGGAAATCATGTAGGTCCTTTCAACCTTGGGAATCCTGGTGAATTCACCATGCTTGAACTAGCTAAG GTGGTGCAAGAAACAATAGATCCAAATGCAAAAATAGAATTTAGGCCCAATACGGAAGATGATCCTCACAAAAGAAAGCCCGACATTACAAAAGCAAAACAACTTTTAGGATGGGAGCCCGTTGTTTCTCTCCGGCAGGGACTTCCGATGATGGTTGACGACTTCCGGCAACGGATTTTTGGCGACGACAAGCAAGATTCTGGCAACTTATTAAccatataa
- the LOC107007249 gene encoding protein FAM32A isoform X1 — MVIVNLFKMSAYDNVVGGKLKLKGKALDVKAAGIKKKKKKEKKDYDQISQVTENELSIDGGSGSIDNSTKEETTDATKSVGEENAGRWDDNLTPAERRYIEQRERIDMHKMAKTANKSHRDRIEDFNQYLANMSEHYDIPKVGPG; from the exons ATGGTTATAGTTAATCTGTTT AAAATGTCTGCATATGATAATGTGGTTGGCGGGAAGTTGAAACTAAAGGGAAAGGCATTGGATGTAAAAGCCGCtggaataaagaaaaagaaaaagaaggaaaagaaggattATGATCAAATCTCCCAGGTTACAGAAAACGAGCTTTCGATTG ATGGGGGTAGTGGATCCATAGATAATTCCACCAAGGAAGAGACCACAGATGCAACTAAATCTGTTGGTGAAGAAAATGCCGGTCGCTGGGATGATAATCTAACCCCTGCAGAGAGGCGCTACATAGAACAGAGAGAGAGGATCGACATGCATAAGATGGCCAAGACTGCTAATAAATCACATCGTGACCGAATTGAAGATTTCAATCAGTACTTGGCAAACATGAGTGAGCACTATGACATTCCCAAAGTTGGCCCTGGCTAA
- the LOC107007249 gene encoding protein FAM32A isoform X2, protein MSAYDNVVGGKLKLKGKALDVKAAGIKKKKKKEKKDYDQISQVTENELSIDGGSGSIDNSTKEETTDATKSVGEENAGRWDDNLTPAERRYIEQRERIDMHKMAKTANKSHRDRIEDFNQYLANMSEHYDIPKVGPG, encoded by the exons ATGTCTGCATATGATAATGTGGTTGGCGGGAAGTTGAAACTAAAGGGAAAGGCATTGGATGTAAAAGCCGCtggaataaagaaaaagaaaaagaaggaaaagaaggattATGATCAAATCTCCCAGGTTACAGAAAACGAGCTTTCGATTG ATGGGGGTAGTGGATCCATAGATAATTCCACCAAGGAAGAGACCACAGATGCAACTAAATCTGTTGGTGAAGAAAATGCCGGTCGCTGGGATGATAATCTAACCCCTGCAGAGAGGCGCTACATAGAACAGAGAGAGAGGATCGACATGCATAAGATGGCCAAGACTGCTAATAAATCACATCGTGACCGAATTGAAGATTTCAATCAGTACTTGGCAAACATGAGTGAGCACTATGACATTCCCAAAGTTGGCCCTGGCTAA
- the LOC107006594 gene encoding uncharacterized protein LOC107006594, which translates to MIDDQRRGPPHAALLAVVVIAVMIVPSLIGENGEAITEFISELLTPIGLLLLPIILLLTIQFLSSDSGSFVSSIFSSGEPNSIHRASGSPVGVALVLLLVLFLLYNPFSLFGGDDED; encoded by the coding sequence atgatCGACGATCAACGTCGCGGTCCGCCACATGCGGCCTTATTAGCGGTGGTGGTTATAGCAGTGATGATCGTTCCGTCGTTAATCGGTGAAAATGGCGAAGCAATCACTGAATTCATCTCTGAACTTCTTACCCCAATTGGATTACTCCTTTTGCCTATAATTTTACTTCTCACGATTCAATTTCTCTCATCTGATAGCGGCTCTTTCGTCTCGAGTATTTTTTCGAGTGGTGAGCCAAATTCAATTCATCGTGCTAGTGGTTCCCCTGTTGGTGTTGCTCTCGTTCTTCTCCTTGTTCTGTTTCTTCTGTATAATCCATTTTCGCTCTTTGGTGGTGATGATGAAGattga